A segment of the Lycium barbarum isolate Lr01 chromosome 7, ASM1917538v2, whole genome shotgun sequence genome:
TGCCAAAAGTTACTGTATCAGGAATAAGACCCTTGCTTTGAATATCATCAAGTAAGTCTAAAGCTTTCACAAACTTTCTAGATTTACAGAGGCTCTCAATGAGTATATTATATGTGATTATATTTGGAACACACCCTTTTTCCACCATGACTTTGAAAGTTTCCATCACATCATCAGAAGTTTTAAGCTTGCAAAGTCCATCCAACATTGTGTTATAGGTTATCACATCTGGAACAACATCGTGATCCCACATTGTATTTAGAATCTCAATTGCATCAGCCAATTTTGACTGCTTGCAATAACCATCAATCAAGGTGTTGAAGGTAAAAATATCAGGAAGGATCCCTTGGGCCACGGCCTCGTTGAGGATATAACTAGCATCAAATACACAGCCCATCTTGCACAACCCATTGATGACCAGATTATAAGTCCATGTATTAGGCCAACAACCTTTCTCAGGCATTTCACTCATCAATTTCAACGCTTCTAAGATAAGTCCCTGCTGACACATTCCCTTAATCAAGGTATTATAGAGGATTACAATAGACTTCATACCTTTACCTGTGGCTTCATTAAATAAACTCTTGGCTCTGTTGAAATCACCATCCTGGCATAATCCATTAATAAGGGAGCAGAAAGTAAACTCATCAGGAACAAAACCTTTAAAAACTGCATTATTAAGGATTACGTCCGCTTTCTGTATCATACCCAATTTGCAATATGCGCCAATGATAGTGTTATAGGTAAACGCATCAGGCTCGAACCCGCGGTTCACCATTTTATGCAAGTAAGACTCAGCTTCATCAACCTTTGAGTGCTTGCATAAACCACATATAAGAGTGTTATAAGTTACTACATCAGCATTTAAACCTTCTTTCGTCAAAGCTTCTAACATCCTAGCAGCTTCATTTAGTTGCCCCTTTTGGGAAAGACCTTGTATTAAGAGATTACATGTAAACAGATTCGGAAACACCCCTCTTTTCAGAATCTTATTAAGAAGCCTTTCACTTTCTTGGATGTCCCCTTTCTTACAAAGTGTACATATAAGCTTATTAAACGTAGTAACATCAGGAGTTATTCCGAGCCTAAGCATCTCATCAAACAATTCACAAGCCTCAACTCGACAATTCACTTCATAAAATCCACCAATTACCGTACAGCACGCCACTGCATTAAACTCACATCCTTGATCAAGCATGTTATTCAAAAGCCTTAAAGCAACATGAGGCCGATTTGTCCTACAAAACGACTTTATCCTAATAGTAAACGTATACACATCAGGAGAAATACCCTTCTCAAGCATCTTCATATAAACTTTATGGGCTTGTTTAAAATAACCATGTTGAACCAATATATTCATGATTGTGTTATACGAATGAACAGACGGCTCGCAACTGAAAAAGTCCATCTTTTCAAACACATCAACAGCTTCTTGAACTTTGCCTTTCTTTCCATAACCTCTAATAGCAGTGATGTAAATCCCTTCTAACAACTTATTATCAATTCTCTTTCTAGCTTCTTCAATAACACCTTCCATTGCCTTAAACTCTCCATAAAAACCAAGCTTATCAACCATACATTTGTAGGTAAACAAATTATGGGTAAAACCATCTTCTTTTTTCACGGAATTGAATATTTCTAATGCCCTTAAGGGGTTCTTTTGACATTTTAATACAGCAGCCACATGTTTAGGAAGCACAACAACACTCATTTGCTTAGTACCAAATCAATTCAGGTTTATGAGTAACTCACTCAATGAATATTACCATGAAAACCAATTTCAACTCTTTTAGAACTTCTTTTCAGTCATTTCAAGAATCTGAAAATCTACATAAAGGGAAAGGACAAATAAGGCAAGAGAGTAAATATGCATATGGGGGGAATAAGTTTACCTGAATTATTGGAAGATTTGTATTGAAAGTGACTttttttgaggggaaaaaatggtGTTAAAGGCGTTAAAGTGAGTGGGTTTAGTTTGTCGACTCAGAGAGAAAGGCAGCCGGCAAAGATGTTTTTAAGCGAGCGGCATTCAGAATCAGATATGTCTTCAACAGTGTGAAGAACCGAACTATTTTTGGTAATTTTTATATAATAAATAGAAAAGGAAATAACAGAAAGACAATAAGAATTTTCATTCATCAGAAGCCTCCCTTGATTCGTTACAATGCAGTATATaaaagaataatgttgttaatctTAAACTACGCCGAATCACCAGGCCACACGTGTCATGGGCTTTAGGTAAATAAAAGACTTAATAAAAGGAATCTTTATCTGGGCCCATAACTCAGCGACCCATCTAGTGACCCGAAAGTCTAACCTTAAAATTGAAATACCCAATTAAATTGGACACATAAAAATACTATCTTTACTACTTCTTCTTCGTTACAATTCCATCCCCTTTAAAATCCCCTTCTCTCTTCAAGCATCGAAATTGGGAAATTGGGACTTGATGACTGAATAATCCTCCCATGTTGCTTCGTAAGGTGAAAGATTTGCCCATTGAATGAGGATCTGCGTTGAAACTTTGTTTCCCTTTTTTACCATGCGACGATCAAGAATGGTCATCGGTTCAGTTAAGATCTGTCCGTCGTTGGTGCAGTAAGGTGGATCCTTTGAAGGAAATACTTTCTCAtcgatcttcttcttcttcaataagGACACGTGAAACACTGGATGGATTTTTGATCCATGAGGAAGACGAAGTTCGTATGCGACTGGCCCAATCCTGTGAATTACTTCATATGGCCGAAAGAATCTCGTGGACAACTTGATATTCTTCCACACCACCACTGATGTCTGCCGATATGGTTGTAATTTCAAAAATACCTAATCTCCTACTTCGAATTTCCTTTTAGTTCTTTTACCATCAGCATAATGTTTCATACGACTTTGAGCTTTTATGAGGTTGTCTTGTAACACCTTACTCATCAGTTGTCGTTCTCTCAGGATTTGATCAACTGAATCCAGCTTTGATTGAGCAATCAGTTCGAAGTTTGGCTGGGGTGGTTCGTACCCATGCAAGGCCTTGAAAGGTGTCATGCCTATGGCAGAGTGATGGTTCGTGTTGTACCAGAATTCTGCAAGGGCTAGCCATTTGCTCCACTCCGACGGCTTGTGTCCTGTCATACACCTCAAGTATGTCTCTAGATAACGACTGAGTCATTCTGATTGTCCGTCGTTGGGGATGGTAAGCGGTACTAGGTTTAAGCTGCACTTGTAAACCTTTAAATAACTCCTTCCAAAACGTACTTACAAATATAGGATCCCTGTCTGAGATTATGGAGCTTGGTACTCCATGTAGCTTGCATATGTTGTCTAAAAATAGCTGAGCTAATGGGTCAAGGCAAAGAAATGGGCATACTTGGTGAATTTATCAATCACCACCAAGATGACGCCTTTCCCTTTAGATTTGGGCAGTCCCGTTATAAAATCCATGGCTAAGTGTTCACAAGCCTTGATTGGAATAGGTATGGGCTGTAAAAGACCGGGGTAAGCTATATTTTCCTCTTTGTTTCTTTGACATACCTCACATGCTTTCACAAAGTGTTTGATGTCTTCGTGTCAGTTAGGCCAAAAGAAAAGAGCTTTGATTCTCTGATAAGTGCCCAGGATGCCTGAATGTCCTCCCCATGGAGTGCAATGCATTTCTATAATTATTTTCTCTCTAAGTTGACCATTGGCCCTAACCCAGACCTTCCCTTGCCTCCTTAAGATTCCCTGATCTAGTTTCACCTCTGTAGCTGTACTTGAGTTAACTGCTAATTGTGTTAGCATTTTCTGAACTTGAGCATCTCCCTCGTAGCTACCCAGTAAGTCCTCGACCCATAGTGGTTGTGTGACCGCGAGGCCAGTACACTTGGCCTCGTAATAGTTCCTAGAGAGTGCATCTGCTTCACCATTTTCTGCACCTCTTCTAAACTGTATCTCATAGCTCAACCTTAGTAATTTGGTGACCTCTTTGTGTTGTAAAGATGTGGTTATCCTTTGGTCCTTAAGAAACTTTAAGCTGAAATGGTCCGTCTTTATGATGAAATGGCTGGGCTGGAGATAATGGCGCTATTTGTCCACAACAATTAACAATGCAATTAGCTCTTTCTCATAAGTTGAGAGTCCCAAATGTTTAGGACTTAAGTCCTGGTTTAAAAAAGCAATAGGTCTTCCTTTTTGAGTTAACACTGCCCCAACCCCTTTACCACTAGCTTCCACTTCCACCACGAATGGAATACTAAAATCTGGAAGGGCTAATACGGGTGCACAAACCATGGCTTGTTTCAGATCTTCAAAAGCCTGTGTTGCGTCAATACACCACTGGAAGTTGCCTTTCTTTAGCAAGTTTGTAAGAGGCTTACTGATAATAGCATAATTATTGATGAATCTGCGGTAGTAGCCCGTTAGGCCCAAGAAGCCTCTCAATTCCTTCTTGGGTTGAGCCCAATTCAACATCGCATCAATTTTGGTGGCGTCCGTGTTGACACCATCTCCAGAAATCAGGTagctgtagcggttctatttttttcgattcgtatttgcacttgcctcatttaaaaaggaaagtgtcccggtgaagtacggttgtcaatcgtaccgggaaaaaggaaaaaatatacttctacgtaatggtattctaaatggatttatttTAGAGTcatcacctaatttttaggaaattaagaaaaaccgagtcgaaaagggttcatttaaaacaattgttttatgattattttaaaagaaacctaatctacacagagtctagttaagggttctggtgatcccccggggaaggtgttaggcaccccggtattaaggatccgctcaattgcggtttacctacagGTTCTAATAATATGTCTACGTAGATATAAATTGGTGGTGATAAAAATAGTTATGCtttatatttccgcaaatagaATTTAGCCTTTCATGCAAATGCCTCTTTTCAAGAAttaaaagtggtaaaattttgcccaaaattatgCGTTTAGGGTATCgaactagaacacttaggctaatacccgaaggctcttagcctaagtaggactctacgtaagtccacccaaaaaatagtttttggaAAAGATGTTTCGAAGTATAAGAAAATAGTTTAGATatactattatagtccatataatatacatatatgtagtcCACCTTTTATTTCTAAGCTTTTGGTCAATTTTTACTCTTTTAGCCTAAATCTAAATATTCACAATTAGTCCTATCAGTTTTGAATATtggtccaaatcagtccatacgTCATAAGTCCACAGGTTGCATAAATGTTCAGATTAGTcgcaaattttataaaaattggCAGTTTTGCTCCTTTTAATCGAATCAGTCCCAATTTGCATGAATGCCTCAATTTTTGTAGTAAACTcattttggcgactttaaaatatGATAATCCCATAAGGGTTCCAACAGACATAATAATTGCGCAAGTAATAATTTAAAGCACATAATTTAAAAGAGATAGAttatttgggccgaccaagcccaaaagagAAGGTGTTTATGCAATTGGGCTGATTGgatccaacgtatgctccatttttttTGCTCCAAGTTGGATTGACTCGATCTAAATGCGTTGGTGAGCCCGGTTgaggcccaccaacgggtttgaaTGGACAAAGATACAAACGGGTATGCATAATATTACTATACATTCATGAATAAAACTAAGTACAAAAATTAAAACTACAATGATTATTACAAAagccaaaaaatgaatttatAATTTATTGGGCCTAACCCACTTAATACTTTGTAACGGCAAAATAACAAAAACAACCCAGATATGAAATAAGCccaaaataataatgataataagctACACACCGGTAATAGGCCCAAATGACAAGCCCAGGCTGAAAATCTCCTAAGTATTAAGAGGTAATATACAAGATATATCGCAGATatactgttacatcccgtattttcatgtgttggaaagcatgcgagttaaatgacactagtaactgaaacgaggttatcccccaagcttataggtggttagagtgactatggatgtatcataaggattagaagttaaacaaattgaAGGAAATACGTTTCGTCAAGATTCAAAATTTATTCGAATAAAAtacagtccaagctataataccccgtatttttggatcaagaaattgaaccgtccaacatgagcggTTTTACCGAGGCCGTAGGATTTGgttatattcaagcatgaaaatcaagaacttggtgtatatgaggaatgaagtccaaaaataatttaggccttaacaagtatgaccacggtgattgagaataatattttgtgtgtaccaaaaggggctatggactagtgctacgtcacataatcatggaaatgagtatatgaagtgtattaaaaataattggtattaaagtgaattgagatcaaaaaattaattatggtattaagtgggattaaatgAATAAATACTATTAGCAAGTTGCCACATGGCATTAAATAATTAAAGGGCGGCATTACGTGCTGAAATAGGGACTTGATGAGTCATAAAAGTATGGAATGCATGATGACTAATAAAAAGAATTTTTGGTCAGCCAAGGCACACGTGTAAAAGGGCAAAGGATCCCTATATGGCTGTTCATTTTTATTACACATAGAAAAGAGAGGAGACTTAAATCTTCCATAGAATAGCAACAAATTTCCATGGAGCATACGGCCATGGCTGCTTTTGGCCATGGCAGtccgttataaaaaaaaaaattctattaaAATTTCAAAGATGTTCTACACGTTCAAGAAGGCACGACATaaagtattgaattgaggaagaagaaatagtgaaattggagcaaataagtgtagaaattcctccgagtaaattaaggtaagattttcttattttatggtgtaattgtattaatagtgttgtaatggaattattaaaattggattggccgaaattggaagtaagaaatgcataaaattgaggttataggaaattgtgggttgaaatggatttagagaagttgttgggttgttggaattgttatgggatgaattgtaagaatttttatATGTacatctctgttgttggtatttctgtgttaacaggagaataattggaaattcgggttaggcgaa
Coding sequences within it:
- the LOC132603452 gene encoding putative pentatricopeptide repeat-containing protein At1g74580 isoform X2, which encodes MSVVVLPKHVAAVLKCQKNPLRALEIFNSVKKEDGFTHNLFTYKCMVDKLGFYGEFKAMEGVIEEARKRIDNKLLEGIYITAIRGYGKKGKVQEAVDVFEKMDFFSCEPSVHSYNTIMNILVQHGYFKQAHKVYMKMLEKGISPDVYTFTIRIKSFCRTNRPHVALRLLNNMLDQGCEFNAVACCTVIGGFYEVNCRVEACELFDEMLRLGITPDVTTFNKLICTLCKKGDIQESERLLNKILKRGVFPNLFTCNLLIQGLSQKGQLNEAARMLEALTKEGLNADVVTYNTLICGLCKHSKVDEAESYLHKMVNRGFEPDAFTYNTIIGAYCKLGMIQKADVILNNAVFKGFVPDEFTFCSLINGLCQDGDFNRAKSLFNEATGKGMKSIVILYNTLIKGMCQQGLILEALKLMSEMPEKGCWPNTWTYNLVINGLCKMGCVFDASYILNEAVAQGILPDIFTFNTLIDGYCKQSKLADAIEILNTMWDHDVVPDVITYNTMLDGLCKLKTSDDVMETFKVMVEKGCVPNIITYNILIESLCKSRKFVKALDLLDDIQSKGLIPDTVTFGTLINGFCENEDLDGAYELFRRMKWQYKCSHTTATYNILISAFAKKLKMDMAEKLFLEMNECGCPPDNYTYRCMIDGFCKVDNTESGYKFLLENMTREFLPSKETVGRVINCLCVKNRLLEAVGTIHLMVQKGVVPDVVHTIFEADKKDVAAPKSVVEDLLKKNHITYCAYELLYDGIRDKKILKKLSMKRAEGLPETASLPPR
- the LOC132603452 gene encoding putative pentatricopeptide repeat-containing protein At1g74580 isoform X1 — its product is MSVVVLPKHVAAVLKCQKNPLRALEIFNSVKKEDGFTHNLFTYKCMVDKLGFYGEFKAMEGVIEEARKRIDNKLLEGIYITAIRGYGKKGKVQEAVDVFEKMDFFSCEPSVHSYNTIMNILVQHGYFKQAHKVYMKMLEKGISPDVYTFTIRIKSFCRTNRPHVALRLLNNMLDQGCEFNAVACCTVIGGFYEVNCRVEACELFDEMLRLGITPDVTTFNKLICTLCKKGDIQESERLLNKILKRGVFPNLFTCNLLIQGLSQKGQLNEAARMLEALTKEGLNADVVTYNTLICGLCKHSKVDEAESYLHKMVNRGFEPDAFTYNTIIGAYCKLGMIQKADVILNNAVFKGFVPDEFTFCSLINGLCQDGDFNRAKSLFNEATGKGMKSIVILYNTLIKGMCQQGLILEALKLMSEMPEKGCWPNTWTYNLVINGLCKMGCVFDASYILNEAVAQGILPDIFTFNTLIDGYCKQSKLADAIEILNTMWDHDVVPDVITYNTMLDGLCKLKTSDDVMETFKVMVEKGCVPNIITYNILIESLCKSRKFVKALDLLDDIQSKGLIPDTVTFGTLINGFCENEDLDGAYELFRRMKWQYKCSHTTATYNILISAFAKKLKMDMAEKLFLEMNECGCPPDNYTYRCMIDGFCKVDNTESGYKFLLENMTREFLPSKETVGRVINCLCVKNRLLEAVGTIHLMVQKGVVPDVVHTIFEADKKDVAAPKSVVEDLLKKNHITYCAYELLYDGIRDKKILKKLSMKRKLASMSCSSRHSTFVT